From Carassius auratus strain Wakin chromosome 1, ASM336829v1, whole genome shotgun sequence, the proteins below share one genomic window:
- the LOC113107495 gene encoding D(1B) dopamine receptor-like has translation MYNFTSLRAHGEPAGRIFLAFALSLLVLWTLLGNFTVCAAVLRFRHLRGKVTNIFIVSLAMSDLLVAVLVMPWKAATEVTGHWAFGSFCECWVAFDIMCSTASILNLCVISLDRYWAISNPFQYERKMNRRLALVMISVTWIVSLAISFVPVQLNWHRADLGTVTTNNWTTREMCDSILSRTYAVSSSLISFYIPVAVMLVTYTRIYRIAQVQIKTISSLERAAERAQNCRAGARTCPLQHRAIRETKLFKTLSVIMGVFVCCWFPFFVLNCVIPFCHDPNCVSEATFNVFVWFGWCNSSLNPIIYAFNSDFRDAFARLLCCHDLCIKTPLLKTRLKCRGDLDSCEYSEYFSKVLF, from the coding sequence ATGTACAACTTCACATCATTGCGCGCTCATGGAGAGCCAGCGGGTCGCATCTTTCTGGctttcgctctttctctcctcgtGCTGTGGACGTTATTGGGGAATTTCACCGTTTGCGCAGCGGTTTTGCGCTTCCGTCACCTGAGAGGGAAAGTCACCAATATCTTTATTGTGTCTCTGGCGATGTCGGACTTGCTGGTGGCTGTTCTCGTGATGCCGTGGAAAGCGGCCACGGAGGTGACCGGACACTGGGCGTTTGGCTCTTTCTGCGAGTGCTGGGTGGCTTTTGACATTATGTGCTCCACAGCTTCCATCCTCAACCTGTGCGTAATCAGCTTGGATCGATACTGGGCCATTTCAAACCCGTTTCAATACGAGAGGAAGATGAACCGCAGACTCGCCCTCGTTATGATAAGCGTAACGTGGATCGTATCGCTGGCTATTTCATTCGTGCCCGTGCAGCTGAACTGGCACAGGGCAGACCTGGGCACGGTAACCACAAATAACTGGACCACCAGGGAAATGTGTGACTCGATTCTAAGCAGAACGTATGCCGTTTCCTCCTCTCTGATAAGTTTTTACATTCCCGTGGCAGTGATGCTGGTCACATACACGCGCATCTACCGCATTGCTCAGGTTCAAATCAAGACCATCTCTTCGCTGGAGCGCGCAGCGGAGCGCGCACAGAACTGCAGGGCAGGAGCGCGCACCTGTCCTCTCCAGCACCGCGCGATCAGAGAAACCAAACTGTTCAAAACTCTGTCCGTGATTATGGgggtgtttgtgtgctgctggtTTCCGTTCTTCGTCCTGAACTGTGTGATTCCTTTCTGCCACGACCCGAATTGTGTCAGTGAGGCAACTTTTAACGTGTTCGTGTGGTTCGGCTGGTGCAATTCATCGCTCAACCCGATCATATATGCTTTTAACTCTGATTTCAGAGATGCTTTTGCACGACTTCTGTGCTGCCATGACCTGTGCATCAAAACACCTCTTCTCAAAACAAGGCTTAAGTGTAGAGGAGACTTGGATAGTTGTGAATATAGTGAATATTTCTCTAAggttttattttga
- the LOC113064626 gene encoding D(1) dopamine receptor-like: MYNFTSLRAHGEPAGRIFLAFALSLLVLWTLLGNFTVCAAVLRFRHLRGKVTNIFIVSLAMSDLLVAVLVMPWKAATEVTGHWAFGSFCECWVAFDIMCSTASILNLCVISLDRYWAISNPFQYERKMNRRLALVMISVTWIVSLAISFVPVQLNWHRADLGTVTTNNWTTREMCDSILSRTYAVSSSLISFYIPVAVMLVTYTRIYRIAQVQIKTISSLERAAERAQNCRAGARTCPLQHRAIRETKLFKTLSVIMGVFVCCWFPFFVLNCVIPFCHDPNCVSEATFNVFVWFGWCNSSLNPIIYAFNSDFRAAFARLLCCHDLCIKTPLDVRCKDPVSTNNQGSSVNTMEVGYVSLERVDNEMQRPLVEIHLFEDESEVQHTDSGDACQNK; the protein is encoded by the coding sequence ATGTACAACTTCACATCATTGCGCGCTCATGGAGAGCCAGCGGGTCGCATCTTTCTGGctttcgctctttctctcctcgtGCTGTGGACGTTATTGGGGAATTTCACCGTTTGCGCAGCGGTTTTGCGCTTCCGTCACCTGAGAGGGAAAGTCACCAATATCTTTATTGTGTCTCTGGCGATGTCGGACTTGCTGGTGGCTGTTCTCGTGATGCCGTGGAAAGCGGCCACGGAGGTGACCGGACACTGGGCGTTTGGCTCTTTCTGCGAGTGCTGGGTGGCTTTTGACATTATGTGCTCCACAGCTTCCATCCTCAACCTGTGCGTAATCAGCTTGGATCGATACTGGGCCATTTCAAACCCGTTTCAATACGAGAGGAAGATGAACCGCAGACTCGCCCTCGTTATGATAAGCGTAACGTGGATCGTATCGCTGGCTATTTCATTCGTGCCCGTGCAGCTGAACTGGCACAGGGCAGACCTGGGCACGGTAACCACAAATAACTGGACCACCAGGGAAATGTGTGACTCGATTCTAAGCAGAACGTATGCCGTTTCCTCCTCTCTGATAAGTTTTTACATTCCCGTGGCAGTGATGCTGGTCACATACACGCGCATCTACCGCATTGCTCAGGTTCAAATCAAGACCATCTCTTCGCTGGAGCGCGCAGCGGAGCGCGCACAGAACTGCAGGGCAGGAGCGCGCACCTGTCCTCTCCAGCACCGCGCGATCAGAGAAACCAAACTGTTCAAAACTCTGTCCGTGATTATGGGGGTATTTGTGTGCTGCTGGTTTCCGTTCTTCGTCCTGAACTGTGTGATTCCTTTCTGCCACGACCCGAATTGTGTCAGTGAGGCAACTTTTAACGTGTTCGTGTGGTTCGGCTGGTGCAATTCATCGCTCAACCCGATCATATATGCTTTTAACTCTGATTTCAGAGCTGCTTTTGCACGACTTCTGTGCTGCCATGACCTGTGCATCAAAACACCTCTTGATGTTCGGTGCAAGGATCCAGTGTCCACCAATAATCAGGGCAGCTCCGTTAACACTATGGAGGTCGGTTATGTCAGTTTGGAAAGGGTGGACAACGAAATGCAACGTCCACTGGTGGAGATACATCTGTTTGAAGATGAGAGCGAGGTGCAGCATACTGACTCAGGAGATGCATGTCAGAATAAATGA
- the LOC113106005 gene encoding pre-mRNA 3'-end-processing factor FIP1-like isoform X1, translated as MSAEEADKTTAAEASAGDEEEEWLYGDEGESKETEEEEEEEAKLTAAISVTSTPPVSEEVTPTADITTTTGNGVASQEEAPGEDEDSESDSDDDDDDVRVTIGDIKTGAPQYTAYGGTPVNLNIKSAGSRAYGAGSKVKGIDLDAPGSINGVPVLEVDMESFEEKPWRKPGADLSDYFNYGFNEDTWKAYCEKQKRLRMGLDIHNIGATTSKISVQQGRTGNSEKEITVAAHAAKADFSSPSNLYKAGLNPARISPPHWAGPAAQEMSYYTKTPGTIDVIGRQTATISRVEGRRRHNLEGNNIQVISEPESEPAKMPPPFFPPGPLPPNIPPPPFLPPPVSQAPPLIPPPRIPITVPPPNFPPPTGGPPPSLINMDNSGHPGGYDGRPVAPYPFPPGGFPPPMQGAVNPWPGLMDNTKQWDYYPRRDKEREKERERDRPRERGHERDHSPTSVAYNSDEERFRSYRDYGERGGYERHRERSSREKEERHRERRHREKEEGRHKSSRSSSRRRHDSEEGDSHRRHKHKKSKRSKEGKEPSEERSADQENQEAME; from the exons ATGTCTGCGGAGGAGGCGGATAAAACCACCGCCGCTGAAGCGAGTGCAGGAGACGAGGAGGAGGAATGGCTGTACGGGG ATGAAGGTGAAAGTAAagaaactgaagaagaagaagaagaagaggccAAACTGACAGCCGCCATCAG TGTGACCTCTACTCCTCCTGTTTCTGAGGAGGTCACCCCGACCGCTGACATCACCACCACTACTGGAAATGGTGTGGCCAGTCAG GAGGAAGCACCTGGAGAAGATGAAGACAGTGAGAGCGACAgcgatgatgacgatgatgatgtcCGTGTCACCATCGGCGATATCAAAACAGGAGCACCACAGTACAC GGCATATGGGGGAACTCCTGTGAATCTGAACATAAAGTCAGCTGGCAGCAGAGCTTATGGAGCAG GTAGTAAAGTGAAAGGCATAGACCTCGACGCTCCAGGCAGCATCAATGGAGTTCCAGTCCTGGAAGTGGACATGGAATCCTTTGAGGAGAAACCATGGAGGAAGCCTG gtgCGGACTTGTCGGACTATTTTAACTATGGTTTTAATGAGGACACGTGGAAAGCGTACTGTGAAAAGCAGAAGAGGTTACGCATGGGCCTCGACATTCACAACATTGGAGCCACCACCAGCAAGATCTCA GTTCAGCAGGGTCGCACAGGGAACAGTGAAAAGGAGATCACAGTTGCAGCTCATGCAGCTAAAGCAGacttttcctctccatctaaCCTGTATAAAGCAGGTCTCAACCCAGCGAG GATATCCCCTCCACATTGGGCAGGGCCTGCCGCTCAAGAAATGTCCTATTATAC GAAGACACCCGGGACCATAGATGTGATTGGCCGACAGACTGCAACCATTAGCAGGGTGGAAGGACGACGTCGCCACAATCTGGAGGGCAATAACATCCAG GTGATCTCGGAACCTGAGTCTGAACCCGCCAAGATGCCGCCCCCTTTCTTTCCCCCTGGACCACTGCCTCCAAACATCCCACCTCCTCCATTCCTCCCTCCTCCTGTCAGTCAGGCTCCACCTCTAATCCCGCCTCCAC GGATTCCCATCACTGTTCCTCCACCCA ATTTCCCCCCTCCCACTGGAGGACCTCCTCCTTCACTTATTAATATGGACAA CAGTGGGCACCCGGGAGGATATGATGGGCGTCCTGTTGCTCCATACCCTTTTCCTCCAG GTGGGTTTCCTCCACCCATGCAAGGAGCTGTTAACCCCTGGCCTGGTTTGATGGACAACACGAAGCAGTGGGACTACTACCCTCGGCGAGACAAAGAGAGGGAAAAAGAGCGAGAGAGGGACAGACCGAGGGAACGTGGCCATGAGAGAGACCACAGTCCCACCtctgtggcttataacag TGATGAAGAACGGTTTCGTTCTTACCGTGACTATGGAGAGCGAGGAGGGTATGAGAGGCATCGGGAGCGATCGAGCCGTGAGAAGGAGGAACGTCACAGAGAGAGGAggcacagagagaaagaagaaggGAGGCACAAGTCATCACGGAG TAGTAGCAGACGGAGACATGACAGCGAGGAGGGTGACAGTCACCGGCGCCATAAGCACAAGAAGTCCAAGAGGAGCAAAGAGGGCAAGGAGCCCAGCGAGGAGCGTTCTGCTGACCAGGAGAACCAGGAGGCCATGGAGTAA
- the LOC113106005 gene encoding pre-mRNA 3'-end-processing factor FIP1-like isoform X2: MSAEEADKTTAAEASAGDEEEEWLYGDEGESKETEEEEEEEAKLTAAISVTSTPPVSEEVTPTADITTTTGNGVASQEEAPGEDEDSESDSDDDDDDVRVTIGDIKTGAPQYTAYGGTPVNLNIKSAGSRAYGAGSKVKGIDLDAPGSINGVPVLEVDMESFEEKPWRKPGADLSDYFNYGFNEDTWKAYCEKQKRLRMGLDIHNIGATTSKISVQQGRTGNSEKEITVAAHAAKADFSSPSNLYKAGLNPARISPPHWAGPAAQEMSYYTKTPGTIDVIGRQTATISRVEGRRRHNLEGNNIQVISEPESEPAKMPPPFFPPGPLPPNIPPPPFLPPPVSQAPPLIPPPRIPITVPPPNFPPPTGGPPPSLINMDNSGHPGGYDGRPVAPYPFPPGGFPPPMQGAVNPWPGLMDNTKQWDYYPRRDKEREKERERDRPRERGHERDHSPTSVAYNSDEERFRSYRDYGERGGYERHRERSSREKEERHRERRHREKEEGRHKSSRSSRRRHDSEEGDSHRRHKHKKSKRSKEGKEPSEERSADQENQEAME, translated from the exons ATGTCTGCGGAGGAGGCGGATAAAACCACCGCCGCTGAAGCGAGTGCAGGAGACGAGGAGGAGGAATGGCTGTACGGGG ATGAAGGTGAAAGTAAagaaactgaagaagaagaagaagaagaggccAAACTGACAGCCGCCATCAG TGTGACCTCTACTCCTCCTGTTTCTGAGGAGGTCACCCCGACCGCTGACATCACCACCACTACTGGAAATGGTGTGGCCAGTCAG GAGGAAGCACCTGGAGAAGATGAAGACAGTGAGAGCGACAgcgatgatgacgatgatgatgtcCGTGTCACCATCGGCGATATCAAAACAGGAGCACCACAGTACAC GGCATATGGGGGAACTCCTGTGAATCTGAACATAAAGTCAGCTGGCAGCAGAGCTTATGGAGCAG GTAGTAAAGTGAAAGGCATAGACCTCGACGCTCCAGGCAGCATCAATGGAGTTCCAGTCCTGGAAGTGGACATGGAATCCTTTGAGGAGAAACCATGGAGGAAGCCTG gtgCGGACTTGTCGGACTATTTTAACTATGGTTTTAATGAGGACACGTGGAAAGCGTACTGTGAAAAGCAGAAGAGGTTACGCATGGGCCTCGACATTCACAACATTGGAGCCACCACCAGCAAGATCTCA GTTCAGCAGGGTCGCACAGGGAACAGTGAAAAGGAGATCACAGTTGCAGCTCATGCAGCTAAAGCAGacttttcctctccatctaaCCTGTATAAAGCAGGTCTCAACCCAGCGAG GATATCCCCTCCACATTGGGCAGGGCCTGCCGCTCAAGAAATGTCCTATTATAC GAAGACACCCGGGACCATAGATGTGATTGGCCGACAGACTGCAACCATTAGCAGGGTGGAAGGACGACGTCGCCACAATCTGGAGGGCAATAACATCCAG GTGATCTCGGAACCTGAGTCTGAACCCGCCAAGATGCCGCCCCCTTTCTTTCCCCCTGGACCACTGCCTCCAAACATCCCACCTCCTCCATTCCTCCCTCCTCCTGTCAGTCAGGCTCCACCTCTAATCCCGCCTCCAC GGATTCCCATCACTGTTCCTCCACCCA ATTTCCCCCCTCCCACTGGAGGACCTCCTCCTTCACTTATTAATATGGACAA CAGTGGGCACCCGGGAGGATATGATGGGCGTCCTGTTGCTCCATACCCTTTTCCTCCAG GTGGGTTTCCTCCACCCATGCAAGGAGCTGTTAACCCCTGGCCTGGTTTGATGGACAACACGAAGCAGTGGGACTACTACCCTCGGCGAGACAAAGAGAGGGAAAAAGAGCGAGAGAGGGACAGACCGAGGGAACGTGGCCATGAGAGAGACCACAGTCCCACCtctgtggcttataacag TGATGAAGAACGGTTTCGTTCTTACCGTGACTATGGAGAGCGAGGAGGGTATGAGAGGCATCGGGAGCGATCGAGCCGTGAGAAGGAGGAACGTCACAGAGAGAGGAggcacagagagaaagaagaaggGAGGCACAAGTCATCACGGAG TAGCAGACGGAGACATGACAGCGAGGAGGGTGACAGTCACCGGCGCCATAAGCACAAGAAGTCCAAGAGGAGCAAAGAGGGCAAGGAGCCCAGCGAGGAGCGTTCTGCTGACCAGGAGAACCAGGAGGCCATGGAGTAA
- the LOC113106014 gene encoding cysteine-rich hydrophobic domain-containing protein 2, giving the protein MMEDFDEIYEEEEEEDEDRAAEEQLLKYAPDPVIVRGSGHVTVFGLSNKFESEFPSALTGKVAPEEFKASINNVNSCLRKALPVNVRWLLCGCLCCCCTLGFSLWPVICLSKRTRRSIEKLLDWENNRLYHKLCLHWRLSKRKCETNNMMEYVILIEFLPKIPIFRPD; this is encoded by the exons ATGATGGAGGACTTTGACGAGATTtacgaggaagaggaagaagaggacgaGGACAGGGCCGCGGAGGAGCAGCTGCTCAAATATGCTCCGGACCCGGTGATAGTGCGCGGATCCGGACACGTCACTGT GTTTGGACTGAGCAATAAATTTGAGTCTGAGTTCCCCTCAGCCCTAACAGGGAAG GTCGCACCAGAGGAGTTCAAAGCCAGCATAAACAATGTGAACAGCTGTCTGAGGAAGGCTCTCCCAGTCAATGTGCGCTGGCTGTTGTGCGGCTGTCTGTGCTGTTGCTGTACACTGGGCTTTAGTCTGTGGCCGGTCATCTGTCTGAGCAAGAGG ACACGCAGATCCATAGAGAAGTTACTGGACTGGGAAAACAACAGATTGTATCACAAG CTATGTTTGCATTGGAGGCTCAGCAAAAGGAAGTGTGAAACCAACAACATGATGGAATAT GTCATCCTGATAGAGTTTCTACCCAAGATTCCCATCTTCAGGCCGGATTAG
- the LOC113065372 gene encoding OCIA domain-containing protein 1-like isoform X2 has translation MSQQFPTDPERPGNAVLGPTGIGYIPTEEERRVFRECYQESFWYRSLPISVISMGFTQLLISRGALTASGRFGSLPKVAIAGVLGYLGGKMSYVKTCQEKFKSLENSPLGEALRQRQRHQPPVFTHKHPELSGPNKPDFEPTFQLDDQRNQSFSYTSDFTYSDPMSPATHSDTQITEPNYIEEDVQKKHMLYEELRSKNRENYEVMTPKPETLLKPSAETNTAKRGKKNIYGDTWEE, from the exons ATGTCCCAGCAGTTTCCAACCGACCCTGAACGGCCAGGAAATGCAGTCTTG GGTCCCACGGGAATTGGCTACATCCCCACCGAGGAGGAGAGGAGGGTGTTCAGGGAGTGCTACCAGGAAAGTTTCTGGTACAGAT CTCTTCCTATATCTGTCATCAGCATGGGCTTCACTCAGCTCCTTATCTCGAGAG GTGCTCTTACGGCTTCCGGTAGATTTGGATCTTTGCCCAAAGTAGCTA TTGCTGGTGTTTTGGGGTACCTCGGAGGGAAGATGTCATACGTGAAGACATGTCAGGAGAAATTTAAGAGCTTGGAGAACTCACCACTGGGAGAGGCACTGAGACAGAGACAGCGCCACCAACCACCAGT GTTTACCCATAAGCACCCAGAACTGAGTGGTCCAAACAAACCTGACTTTGAGCCAACCTTTCAACTTGATGATCAGAGGAATCAGTCCTTCTCCTATACAAGTGATTTCACTTACAGTGACCCCATGTCCCCAGCAACTCACTCTGACACCCAAATTACGG AACCAAATTACATTGAGGAGGATGTACAGAAGAAACACATGCTGTACGAGGAGTTGCGGAGTAAGAACAGGGAAAACTATGAAGTTATGACTCCGAAACCAGAGACACTGTTGAAGCCTTCGGCCGAGACCAACACAGCCAAGAGAG ggAAGAAGAATATATATGGCGACACATGGGAGGAGTGA
- the LOC113065372 gene encoding OCIA domain-containing protein 1-like isoform X1, which yields MSQQFPTDPERPGNAVLGPTGIGYIPTEEERRVFRECYQESFWYRSLPISVISMGFTQLLISRGALTASGRFGSLPKVAIAGVLGYLGGKMSYVKTCQEKFKSLENSPLGEALRQRQRHQPPVFTHKHPELSGPNKPDFEPTFQLDDQRNQSFSYTSDFTYSDPMSPATHSDTQITAEPNYIEEDVQKKHMLYEELRSKNRENYEVMTPKPETLLKPSAETNTAKRGKKNIYGDTWEE from the exons ATGTCCCAGCAGTTTCCAACCGACCCTGAACGGCCAGGAAATGCAGTCTTG GGTCCCACGGGAATTGGCTACATCCCCACCGAGGAGGAGAGGAGGGTGTTCAGGGAGTGCTACCAGGAAAGTTTCTGGTACAGAT CTCTTCCTATATCTGTCATCAGCATGGGCTTCACTCAGCTCCTTATCTCGAGAG GTGCTCTTACGGCTTCCGGTAGATTTGGATCTTTGCCCAAAGTAGCTA TTGCTGGTGTTTTGGGGTACCTCGGAGGGAAGATGTCATACGTGAAGACATGTCAGGAGAAATTTAAGAGCTTGGAGAACTCACCACTGGGAGAGGCACTGAGACAGAGACAGCGCCACCAACCACCAGT GTTTACCCATAAGCACCCAGAACTGAGTGGTCCAAACAAACCTGACTTTGAGCCAACCTTTCAACTTGATGATCAGAGGAATCAGTCCTTCTCCTATACAAGTGATTTCACTTACAGTGACCCCATGTCCCCAGCAACTCACTCTGACACCCAAATTACGG CAGAACCAAATTACATTGAGGAGGATGTACAGAAGAAACACATGCTGTACGAGGAGTTGCGGAGTAAGAACAGGGAAAACTATGAAGTTATGACTCCGAAACCAGAGACACTGTTGAAGCCTTCGGCCGAGACCAACACAGCCAAGAGAG ggAAGAAGAATATATATGGCGACACATGGGAGGAGTGA
- the LOC113065372 gene encoding OCIA domain-containing protein 1-like isoform X3: MSQQFPTDPERPGNAVLGPTGIGYIPTEEERRVFRECYQESFWYRSLPISVISMGFTQLLISRVAGVLGYLGGKMSYVKTCQEKFKSLENSPLGEALRQRQRHQPPVFTHKHPELSGPNKPDFEPTFQLDDQRNQSFSYTSDFTYSDPMSPATHSDTQITAEPNYIEEDVQKKHMLYEELRSKNRENYEVMTPKPETLLKPSAETNTAKRGKKNIYGDTWEE; this comes from the exons ATGTCCCAGCAGTTTCCAACCGACCCTGAACGGCCAGGAAATGCAGTCTTG GGTCCCACGGGAATTGGCTACATCCCCACCGAGGAGGAGAGGAGGGTGTTCAGGGAGTGCTACCAGGAAAGTTTCTGGTACAGAT CTCTTCCTATATCTGTCATCAGCATGGGCTTCACTCAGCTCCTTATCTCGAGAG TTGCTGGTGTTTTGGGGTACCTCGGAGGGAAGATGTCATACGTGAAGACATGTCAGGAGAAATTTAAGAGCTTGGAGAACTCACCACTGGGAGAGGCACTGAGACAGAGACAGCGCCACCAACCACCAGT GTTTACCCATAAGCACCCAGAACTGAGTGGTCCAAACAAACCTGACTTTGAGCCAACCTTTCAACTTGATGATCAGAGGAATCAGTCCTTCTCCTATACAAGTGATTTCACTTACAGTGACCCCATGTCCCCAGCAACTCACTCTGACACCCAAATTACGG CAGAACCAAATTACATTGAGGAGGATGTACAGAAGAAACACATGCTGTACGAGGAGTTGCGGAGTAAGAACAGGGAAAACTATGAAGTTATGACTCCGAAACCAGAGACACTGTTGAAGCCTTCGGCCGAGACCAACACAGCCAAGAGAG ggAAGAAGAATATATATGGCGACACATGGGAGGAGTGA
- the LOC113106018 gene encoding recombining binding protein suppressor of hairless-like, which produces MAPVVTGKFGELPQPKRLTREAMRNYLKERGDQTVLILHAKVAQKSYGNEKRFFCPPPCVYLMGCGWKKKKEQMEREGCSEQESQPCAFIGIGNSEQEMQQLNLEGKNFCTAKTLYISDSDKRKHFMLTVKMFYGNSADIGVFLSKRIKVISKPSKKKQSLKNADLCIASGTKVALFNRLRSQTVSTRYLHVEGGNFHASSQQWGAFYIHLLDDDESEGEEFTVRDGYIHYGQTVKLVCSVTGMALPRLVIRKVDKQTALMDADDPVSQLHKCAFYLKDTERMYLCLSQERIIQFQATPCPKETNKEMINDGASWTIISTDKAEYTFYEGMGPVPSPVTPVPVVESLQLNGGGDVAMLELTGQNFTPNLRVWFGDVEADTMYRCGESVLCVVPDISAFREGWRWVRQPVQVPVTLVRNDGIIYSTALTFTYTPEPGPRPHCSAAGAILRVNSSTSPSSSSSSSSLLLPSAVDSQAGYMAAGSVSSSSSSSAMSVS; this is translated from the exons ATGGCGCCTGTTGTGACAGG GAAATTTGGGGAGCTCCCTCAGCCAAAGCGTTTAACAAG AGAGGCAATGCGCAACTACTTGAAGGAGAGAGGAGATCAGACAGTACTCATACTGCATGCAAAAGTCGCACAGAAATCATACGGCAATGAAAAAAG ATTCTTCTGTCCTCCACCATGTGTGTACCTGATGGGCTGTGGCTGGAAGAAAAAGAAGgagcagatggagagagagggcTGCTCAGAGCAGGAGTCTCAGCCTTGTGCCTTTATCGGCATTGGAAACAGTGAACAAGAGATGCAGCAGCTCAACTTGGAGGGCAAG AATTTTTGCACAGCAAAAACATTGTACATTTCTGACTCGGACAAACGGAAGCACTTCATGCTTACAGTGAAAATGTTCTACGGGAACAGCGCGGATATCGGTGTCTTCCTCAGCAAACGAATCAAGGTCATCTCCAAACCTTCCAAAAAGAAACAGTCGCTGAAGAATGCAGACC TGTGCATAGCTTCTGGGACGAAGGTGGCTCTTTTTAACCGCTTGCGGTCTCAGACTGTCAGTACGCGGTACCTTCATGTGGAAGGGGGAAACTTCCATGCTAGTTCACAACAGTGGGGAGCCTTCTACATTCATTTAT TGGATGATGATGAGTCAGAGGGAGAAGAGTTTACAGTCAGAGACGGTTATATCCATTACGGTCAGACGGTGAAGCTGGTGTGCTCTGTGACAGGCATGGCTCTTCCACGACTT gtCATTCGTAAAGTGGACAAGCAGACGGCGCTAATGGACGCTGACGATCCTGTGTCCCAACTACATAAATGTGCCTTCTACCTTAAAGATACAGAGAGGATGTACCTCTGCCTGTCGCAAGAGAGGATAATTCAGTTCCAG GCCACACCCTGTcccaaagaaacaaacaaagaaatgatCAACGATGGGGCGTCATGGACAatcatcagcacagacaaagCAGAGTACACTTTCTATGAGGGGATGGGCCCTGTACCCTCACCTGTCACACCCGTGCCTGTTGTTGAAAGTTTACAG CTGAATGGAGGAGGAGATGTTGCCATGCTGGAACTGACAGGACAGAACTTCACGCCTAACCTCAGAGTCTGGTTTGGAGATGTAGAGGCAGACACTATGTACAG GTGTGGTGAAAGTGTTCTCTGCGTGGTTCCCGACATCTCTGCGTTCCGTGAGGGGTGGCGGTGGGTTCGGCAGCCAGTGCAGGTTCCTGTGACCTTGGTCCGTAATGATGGCATCATCTACTCCACAGCTTTGACATTTACCTACACGCCAGAGCCAGGACCGCGTCCTCACTGCAGCGCCGCGGGAGCCATACTACGGGTCAACTCCTCCACCTCAccatcttcatcctcctcatcctccagcCTACTGCTGCCGTCAGCCGTGGACAGCCAGGCAGGATACATGGCAGCAGGGAGCGTgtcttcatcttcctcttcctcagctATGTCTGTCTCCTAG